From Spirochaetota bacterium:
GTGCGCATTATCCGGGAGTTTCGTCCCGAGCGACCATGCCCCGTGCTGGCTCGGGTACTGGCCGGTTATCATCGAGGCGCGCGTGGGAGTGCAGGTCGGGTTCGGGCAATAGGCGCGGGTGAACATCACGCCTTCTGCGGCGAGCGAATCGAGCACAGGAGTCCGTATCTCGGGGTTGAGGCAGCCGAGCGTATTCCAGTGCTGCTGGTCCGTGGTGATAAGAAGGATGTTCGGACGTTTTGCCATGGGGAGCTCCCGTATCGATGTCGTCTATACCATACACCGCGAAGGGCCGATGGTCAATGTATGCAAGTGTCGGCATTGTACGAAATTGACAGCATTCGCCGGCGCGATATACTCGGCACATGAGAATACTAAGCGTCGGATTCCATGAGACCTATCACGCCATGCCCGTGCATCAGGACCGTGCTGCCGAACTCCATTACATCATCGAGGGGGAAGCCGATTTTGAATGCGCGGGCAAACGCACACAGGTAAAGCCGGGGCATTTCTTCGCTGTCTTCCCGAATGAATCCCATCGTATCATCCCCGCCGGAAAAGAGCCGTATGTGCGGCAGTATATCATTGCAGCAGAGCTCGGCGATGAGCTGGCCCGTGATCTCAGAACGGCAATGCGTTCCCGCCGCTACTTCTTCATCGGCACGAACCGCCGCTATTTCTTCGAGGACATCCGGCGCAAGTGGCGCGCGAACCGCCATCTCGCCTTGTCCGCAGTATGTGCCCTCTCATCGCTTATTCACGACTGCCTCGGCGGGATATCCGCATCCATGGATGATACGCTCGAACATGCGCTTGCCTGTCTCCAGACATCGGTATACGGTTCGATATCGCTTGCCGAGATAGCCCGACGCATCGGTGTTCCGCGGGAACGGGCGATACGCCTTTTCAAGGAGCGCACCGGCATGCCGCCGCTCAAATAT
This genomic window contains:
- a CDS encoding AraC family transcriptional regulator — translated: MRILSVGFHETYHAMPVHQDRAAELHYIIEGEADFECAGKRTQVKPGHFFAVFPNESHRIIPAGKEPYVRQYIIAAELGDELARDLRTAMRSRRYFFIGTNRRYFFEDIRRKWRANRHLALSAVCALSSLIHDCLGGISASMDDTLEHALACLQTSVYGSISLAEIARRIGVPRERAIRLFKERTGMPPLKYFSLIKVETAAGMLAGTGRSLEDIAEALSFTDTAHFSRVFKRYKGVTPGAYRSRLTQDRYA